One genomic region from Tigriopus californicus strain San Diego chromosome 4, Tcal_SD_v2.1, whole genome shotgun sequence encodes:
- the LOC131878747 gene encoding N-alpha-acetyltransferase 35, NatC auxiliary subunit-like isoform X2 codes for MEGPCPSSTAQPPPLTAPTSPLDLSHSASEPAPTLSLSNGRCAAGSGRLGGPGPPLTDLYQWREITQPFLEATKELVLGELLHDDMFGLFEAMSAIEMMDPKMDAGMLCNRQNRKPHSFHTAKESGYLQLRAIESAHQIAIIDHTLACLVTWLEGHSLAQTVFTNLYLHSPYEIDDPIIKASSILTLKLIDVIRDILSRGSVYEEEDFQPLVYNFKLCEDISPLKAGSMLREVEDDLQRVLRNTKSKTDAQQSKEHAMASALFARIRFCRMFYLALISLVKQDIPEGQRQLSSALEQVKTMASSTHLGTQVDISKENPIGFERLANQRLLPPTFPRYTEIKSNEAAVQFFQRTAEHLLEATNVTQLNTFPTVLEFFINFSAHPTCVVSRSMLQLLYQPLYMMSQVPGVTCPVDKKNVPLFQDLLKDACRAFIAPPALTSTSYPPFNTIEIKNSVDSFFNQCCRPMGLLLQTFGHNQARRRDKIATLLEEFAAIQEVSDKLDDMLNSMSQSGDGPRPHMLFFSTWLLYHVLRLMVRYLLSGFELELYSTHEYPYLYWYLYELLFPWLITCLHRADTNLVEHEQLAESLRNAGKNKKKVKNANKKKATPRPYSKEITLFQGKASLCAGYFKLMVALKKESKILVPDPTFDNEAVRYEHRFLPFASLFTPPIMPYGQFLEVHDHTAKSPSSELLLAASKDFLRSRQIFETILTSLVPASTLNSSVGQNLGNAEDVASLVSI; via the exons ATGGAAGG GCCTTGTCCGAGTTCAACCGCTCAACCTCCGCCCTTAACGGCCCCCACTTCCCCCTTGGACCTATCCCACTCGGCATCGGAACCCGCACCCACCCTGAGTCTCAGTAACGGGCGATGTGCCGCGGGCAGTGGACGTCTAGGTGGTCCGGGACCGCCCCTAACCGATCTATATCAATGGCGTGAGATTACTCAACCGTTTCTGGAAGCCACCAAAG AGCTGGTCTTGGGCGAACTTTTGCACGATGACATGTTCGGCTTATTTGAGGCCATGTCGGCCATTGAAATGATGGACCCCAAAATGGACGCAGGCATGCTGTGCAATCGGCAGAATCGCAAACCTCATTCCTTTCACACGGCTAAAGAG TCGGGCTACCTTCAATTGCGGGCGATTGAGTCAGCCCATCAAATTGCCATCATCGACCACACTTTAGCTTGTTTGGTGACTTGGTTAGAGGGGCACTCCTTGGCTCAAACTGTATTTACCAATCTCTACTTGCACTCACCATACGAGATCGACGACCCGATTATCAAGGCCTCTTCCATCTTAACCTTGAAACTCATCGACGTGATTCGGGACATTTTGTCTAG AGGCTCTGTCTACGAGGAAGAAGACTTTCAGCCCCTGGTCTACAATTTCAAGCTTTGTGAAGACATCAGTCCACTTAAGGCGGGATCCATGCTTCGCGAAGTGGAAGACGACCTCCAACGCGTTCTTCGCAATACCAAGTCAAAAACCGATGCCCAACAATCAAAAGAG CACGCCATGGCCAGTGCCTTATTCGCGCGGATACGATTTTGCCGCATGTTCTACCTCGCGCTGATCTCCTTGGTCAAACAAGATATCCCAGAAGGTCAGCGTCAATTGTCCAGTGCCTTGGAGCAAGTTAAAACCATGGCCTCTTCCACTCACTTGGGCACTCAAGTTGATATCTCGAAAGAGAATCCCATCGGCTTTGAGAGATTAGCCAATCAGCGTCTTCTACCCCCGACTTTCCCCCGATATACTGAGATCAAGTCGAATGAAGCCGCCGTGCAATTCTTCCAACGGACTGCTGAGCACCTCTTGGAAGCCACGAATGTGACACAATTGAACACCTTCCCGACGGTCCTggaatttttcatcaattttagTGCTCATCCCACGTGTGTAGTGTCTAGGTCAATGTTACAATTGCTGTATCAGCCATTGTACATGATGTCCCAGGTACCAGGAGTGACGTGTCCCGTAGACAAGAAGAATGTGCCTTTGTTCCAAGATCTGCTCAAGGATGCGTGTAGGGCATTCATCGCGCCTCCCGCATTAACTTCTACGAGCTACCCGCCATTTAATACTATAGAA ATCAAGAATAGCGTGGACAGCTTCTTTAATCAGTGTTGTCGTCCCATGGGCCTGCTTCTGCAAACTTTTGGACACAATCAAGCCCGGCGAAGAGACAAAATTGCAACGTTACTGGAGGAATTCGCAGCCATCCAAGAAGTG TCTGACAAGTTGGATGACATGCTAAATTCGATGTCGCAGTCCGGCGATGGTCCTCGTCCCCATATGCTGTTCTTCAGCACTTGGCTCCTTTACCACGTGCTCCGTTTAATGGTCCGTTACCTTTTGTCCGGCTTTGAATTGGAGCTCTACTCCACGCATGAATACCCATATCTCTATTGGTACTTGTACGAGCTTTTATTTCCCTGGTTGATCACTTGTCTTCATCGTGCCGACACGAACTTAGTGGAACACGAACAGTTGGCAGAGTCCCTCCGGAACGCCG GCAAAAATAAGAAGAAAGTCAAGAATGCCAACAAGAAGAAGGCAACTCCAAGGCCCTATTCCAAGGAGATCACCCTATTTCAAGGAAAAGCTTCGCTTTGCGCAGGATACTTTAAG TTAATGGTGGCCTTAAAGAAAGAGTCGAAAATCCTAGTCCCAGATCCTACATTCGACAACGAGGCTGTGAGGTACGAGCATCGCTTCCTCCCATTTGCATCTCTATTTACGCCTCCAATCATGCCCTATGG tcaatttcttgaagtgcATGACCACACTGCCAAATCTCCATCGTCAGAGCTCCTCCTAGCCGCCTCAAAAGACTTCCTGAGGTCTCGCCAAATTTTCGAGACAATACTCACGTCCTTGGTGCCTGCGTCCACGTTGAACTCGTCCGTGGGTCAGAATTTGGGCAATGCCGAGGACGTGGCCTCGTTGGTGTCAAT CTGA
- the LOC131878747 gene encoding N-alpha-acetyltransferase 35, NatC auxiliary subunit-like isoform X1, with protein sequence MEGPCPSSTAQPPPLTAPTSPLDLSHSASEPAPTLSLSNGRCAAGSGRLGGPGPPLTDLYQWREITQPFLEATKELVLGELLHDDMFGLFEAMSAIEMMDPKMDAGMLCNRQNRKPHSFHTAKESGYLQLRAIESAHQIAIIDHTLACLVTWLEGHSLAQTVFTNLYLHSPYEIDDPIIKASSILTLKLIDVIRDILSRGSVYEEEDFQPLVYNFKLCEDISPLKAGSMLREVEDDLQRVLRNTKSKTDAQQSKEHAMASALFARIRFCRMFYLALISLVKQDIPEGQRQLSSALEQVKTMASSTHLGTQVDISKENPIGFERLANQRLLPPTFPRYTEIKSNEAAVQFFQRTAEHLLEATNVTQLNTFPTVLEFFINFSAHPTCVVSRSMLQLLYQPLYMMSQVPGVTCPVDKKNVPLFQDLLKDACRAFIAPPALTSTSYPPFNTIEIKNSVDSFFNQCCRPMGLLLQTFGHNQARRRDKIATLLEEFAAIQEVSDKLDDMLNSMSQSGDGPRPHMLFFSTWLLYHVLRLMVRYLLSGFELELYSTHEYPYLYWYLYELLFPWLITCLHRADTNLVEHEQLAESLRNAGKNKKKVKNANKKKATPRPYSKEITLFQGKASLCAGYFKLMVALKKESKILVPDPTFDNEAVRYEHRFLPFASLFTPPIMPYGQFLEVHDHTAKSPSSELLLAASKDFLRSRQIFETILTSLVPASTLNSSVGQNLGNAEDVASLVSICKNNCVVAGILSRDSSRNVSFDFTTNSTFPSVKIT encoded by the exons ATGGAAGG GCCTTGTCCGAGTTCAACCGCTCAACCTCCGCCCTTAACGGCCCCCACTTCCCCCTTGGACCTATCCCACTCGGCATCGGAACCCGCACCCACCCTGAGTCTCAGTAACGGGCGATGTGCCGCGGGCAGTGGACGTCTAGGTGGTCCGGGACCGCCCCTAACCGATCTATATCAATGGCGTGAGATTACTCAACCGTTTCTGGAAGCCACCAAAG AGCTGGTCTTGGGCGAACTTTTGCACGATGACATGTTCGGCTTATTTGAGGCCATGTCGGCCATTGAAATGATGGACCCCAAAATGGACGCAGGCATGCTGTGCAATCGGCAGAATCGCAAACCTCATTCCTTTCACACGGCTAAAGAG TCGGGCTACCTTCAATTGCGGGCGATTGAGTCAGCCCATCAAATTGCCATCATCGACCACACTTTAGCTTGTTTGGTGACTTGGTTAGAGGGGCACTCCTTGGCTCAAACTGTATTTACCAATCTCTACTTGCACTCACCATACGAGATCGACGACCCGATTATCAAGGCCTCTTCCATCTTAACCTTGAAACTCATCGACGTGATTCGGGACATTTTGTCTAG AGGCTCTGTCTACGAGGAAGAAGACTTTCAGCCCCTGGTCTACAATTTCAAGCTTTGTGAAGACATCAGTCCACTTAAGGCGGGATCCATGCTTCGCGAAGTGGAAGACGACCTCCAACGCGTTCTTCGCAATACCAAGTCAAAAACCGATGCCCAACAATCAAAAGAG CACGCCATGGCCAGTGCCTTATTCGCGCGGATACGATTTTGCCGCATGTTCTACCTCGCGCTGATCTCCTTGGTCAAACAAGATATCCCAGAAGGTCAGCGTCAATTGTCCAGTGCCTTGGAGCAAGTTAAAACCATGGCCTCTTCCACTCACTTGGGCACTCAAGTTGATATCTCGAAAGAGAATCCCATCGGCTTTGAGAGATTAGCCAATCAGCGTCTTCTACCCCCGACTTTCCCCCGATATACTGAGATCAAGTCGAATGAAGCCGCCGTGCAATTCTTCCAACGGACTGCTGAGCACCTCTTGGAAGCCACGAATGTGACACAATTGAACACCTTCCCGACGGTCCTggaatttttcatcaattttagTGCTCATCCCACGTGTGTAGTGTCTAGGTCAATGTTACAATTGCTGTATCAGCCATTGTACATGATGTCCCAGGTACCAGGAGTGACGTGTCCCGTAGACAAGAAGAATGTGCCTTTGTTCCAAGATCTGCTCAAGGATGCGTGTAGGGCATTCATCGCGCCTCCCGCATTAACTTCTACGAGCTACCCGCCATTTAATACTATAGAA ATCAAGAATAGCGTGGACAGCTTCTTTAATCAGTGTTGTCGTCCCATGGGCCTGCTTCTGCAAACTTTTGGACACAATCAAGCCCGGCGAAGAGACAAAATTGCAACGTTACTGGAGGAATTCGCAGCCATCCAAGAAGTG TCTGACAAGTTGGATGACATGCTAAATTCGATGTCGCAGTCCGGCGATGGTCCTCGTCCCCATATGCTGTTCTTCAGCACTTGGCTCCTTTACCACGTGCTCCGTTTAATGGTCCGTTACCTTTTGTCCGGCTTTGAATTGGAGCTCTACTCCACGCATGAATACCCATATCTCTATTGGTACTTGTACGAGCTTTTATTTCCCTGGTTGATCACTTGTCTTCATCGTGCCGACACGAACTTAGTGGAACACGAACAGTTGGCAGAGTCCCTCCGGAACGCCG GCAAAAATAAGAAGAAAGTCAAGAATGCCAACAAGAAGAAGGCAACTCCAAGGCCCTATTCCAAGGAGATCACCCTATTTCAAGGAAAAGCTTCGCTTTGCGCAGGATACTTTAAG TTAATGGTGGCCTTAAAGAAAGAGTCGAAAATCCTAGTCCCAGATCCTACATTCGACAACGAGGCTGTGAGGTACGAGCATCGCTTCCTCCCATTTGCATCTCTATTTACGCCTCCAATCATGCCCTATGG tcaatttcttgaagtgcATGACCACACTGCCAAATCTCCATCGTCAGAGCTCCTCCTAGCCGCCTCAAAAGACTTCCTGAGGTCTCGCCAAATTTTCGAGACAATACTCACGTCCTTGGTGCCTGCGTCCACGTTGAACTCGTCCGTGGGTCAGAATTTGGGCAATGCCGAGGACGTGGCCTCGTTGGTGTCAATATGCAAGAACAACTGCGTAGTGGCAGGGATCCTCTCCCGTGATAGCTCTCGAAACGTCAGTTTCGACTTCACCACCAACTCCACATTTCCCTCTGTTAAAATTACCTGA
- the LOC131878749 gene encoding uncharacterized protein LOC131878749, which produces MPSTTCTQFKCYVIFRCALGLLDFILDLIHAVFLFVQLHPFWATLTLIFSLTGFIFAAFSVKVGQWQRGDGMSKQKFFLLSMRALATIFEGLFESGPQLILQVNLILHGIHTQDMIVIFDEHALWSWPWFRGLIHSISLVSSFGSLVVTMLFYNEERWDANRPGLFMSALFVHIFCCLYRIILGSVMFAIAPFYTALMALTLYTIHVMVFKLMSDGSWEAILFAYASLYSPSGHTKSDQCPDGIRIRSYSYAGVRPKDHMSSDLERVKINHESLLKRVRNTHIAFFLVSLLLLIPYILLLELCLFKPQPSVNYHFQDVGEVMFLTQENTIVQAFRSRLTLYLTPLLLMVVSILGQLWNFNQCKFTCDAIRQWCDSTPARSRSNSRSGTFQRGRSAPPSLSRATAPKHLPHPPQQTDFSDTESLNGAGDTATLPLRPPPYNPHISPPVSPKATSQALPVSLPPGCRKCGRKTCITCELFIEGSVFKSTMTGKVYRFMTSVTCDSPNVVYLVTCGKCKKQYVGKTDQTLRQRHYGHRREIELQSTPLGKHFALDCGYIFWRMQIIDQTMDELGRREGYWQHELMTLLPWGLNTRDELNGGMDISVKNPRHSAAV; this is translated from the exons ATGCCTTCTACAACGTGTACTCAATTCAAGTGTTATGTGATCTTCCGATGTGCTTTGGGATTGTTGGATTTCATCTTGGATCTGATCCATGCAGTGTTCTTGTTCGTACAGTTACACCCTTTTTGGGCCACTCTCACCTTGATCTTTTCGCTCACTGGATTCATATTTGCGGCCTTTTCGGTCAAAGTTGGACAATGGCAACGCGGCGATGGCATGTCCAAGCAAAAGTTCTTCCTCCTATCCATGAGGGCCTTGGCCACGATCTTTGAAGGCTTGTTCGAATCCGGACCTCAACTCATTCTACAAGTCAACCTCATACTTCATGGCATTCATACGCAGGATATGATTGTGATATTTGACGAACATGCCCTCTGGTCTTGGCCGTGGTTCCGGGGGCTCATCCATAGCATCAGCCTGGTCTCCAGTTTTGGATCTCTAGTGGTTACCATGTTGTTCTACAACGAAGAGCGATGGGATGCCAATCGACCTGGCCTTTTCATGTCAGCCTTGTTTGTGCACATCTTCTGCTGTCTCTACAGAATCATTCTGGGCTCGGTCATGTTTGCCATTGCACCATTTTACACGGCACTAATGGCCCTGACGTTATATACTATCCATGTAATGGTCTTCAAACTGATGTCGGATGGGTCCTGGGAAGCGATATTGTTCGCTTACGCCTCTTTATACTCTCCTTCCGGGCATACGAAGAGTGACCAATGTCCCGATGGAATCAGGATTCGAAGCTACAGCTATGCCGGAGTTCGACCCAAAGATCACATGTCCAGCGACTTAGAGCGGGTAAAAATCAACCATGAAAGTCTGCTCAAACGTGTTCGAAACACCcacattgcattttttttggtgtcACTCCTCTTACTGATACCTTACATTCTTTTACTGGAGTTGTGCTTGTTCAAACCTCAGCCGTCCGTCAactatcattttcaagatgttggGGAGGTGATGTTCCTCACGCAAGAGAACACTATAGTGCAAGCATTTAGAAGCCGCCTCACTCTGTATTTAACCCCACTTTTGCTCATGGTGGTCTCAATCCTGGGCCAATTGTGGAACTTTAACCAATGCAAGTTCACTTGCGATGCCATTCGCCAGTGGTGCGACTCTACTCCTGCCAGGTCTCGATCCAATAGTCGATCCGGAACATTCCAACGCGGCCGAAGTGCACCACCCTCTTTGAGCAGAGCCACGGCTCCCAAGCACCTGCCTCATCCGCCCCAACAAACCGATTTCTCTGATACAGAGAGCCTGAACGGGGCAGGAGATACCGCCACACTTCCTTTAAGACCCCCACCTTACAACCCCCACATCTCACCACCCGTCAGTCCTAAAGCCACCAGCCAAGCTTTGCCCGTCAGTTTGCCACCGGGATGTCGGAAGTGCGGTCGGAAGACGTGTATCACTTGCGAATTATTCATTGAAGGAAGTGTATTCAAGTCCACCATGACAGGAAAGGTCTACCGCTTCATGACTAGTGTCACATGTGACAGTCCCAACGTGGTTTATTTG GTTACTTgtggaaaatgtaaaaagcAATATGTGGGAAAGACCGATCAGACCCTACGACAGAGGCATTACGGACATCGAAGGGAGATTGAGTTACAATCAACGCCCCTGGGCAAACATTTTGCTCTGGACTGTGGATATATTTTTTGGAGGATGCAG ATTATTGACCAAACCATGGATGAACTTGGACGCCGAGAAGGATACTGGCAACACGAATTGATGACCCTTTTACCTTGGGGGCTCAATACCCGCGACGAACTCAATGGAGGAATGGACATAAGTGTAAAGAACCCTCGGCACTCGGCTGCAGTCTGA